From the genome of Adhaeribacter pallidiroseus:
TTCCCGCTGCTCCTAAATTACTAGAGGCTAAACCTATGGAGCAAATTTATTTATTGCGCGACGAGGTAGCTAATATGGTGTGGGGCGTAGAAGCCCAGGTTCCGCTAGCTACTGGCAAAAACAAACCCGGCAAAGAAGCAGCCCTGGAATTAAAAGCCAAATACCAGCAATTTATTCCGCCCGTAAAGCAACCCTTGCCCCTGGAAAACGACGGCAGCATTCGGTACCAGGTCGTAAACAGCGTGCCCGAACACTGGATTCCGTTTGTGCCGGTGCATCTGCCTGACTCGAACCGGCAAATTCAATTACAGCGCGCCGCTATGCCCCGCATTCTGGAAGGAGATCCCAATCTGCCTAAAAAAGTAGAACCCCGCACTTCCATTCTGCGGCAAGGGTTAGATTCCGATTCGCCTAAGCCGTATTTTCTGCACGAAGAAGAAGTTACCCGGGCCGGTACCCTCATCTCAAAAGCATTCCAGCGGACGCGCTGGTACAATGGCCGGGTGTTTACCTGGGTAGGCATGCGGAAGCAATCCGGACGGGGCGAAGGATTCAGCGGATTAGCCTTTGATCAGATTTTTCCGAAAGAAAAGCAAAGTGGTGTATAAGTATTAGGAATAGAAGTATTTAGATGCAGAAGAGAAGTGTTGGTTCTAACATTATTTTGTGGAGCCTTTTCAAGTCTCCACGCGTTGGTGCTATCTTATTTGACAAGTAGCCAGTTTGCCTCGTGGCCGGCGGGCCCCGTTTGGCTCTTCCGCACTCGCTAGCCTTCCTTTCCTCGCTCCGCTGCGGAATGTGGCTATGCCACACCGGAACCCTAGCAGGTGCTCCACAGCCAAACTGACGTAGATTGCTTTTAGCTGCGGCTTTTCGGGTGCACCAATACTATGGACTACCATGGCGCGGAAGTTACTTCTGTGATCAACCTTTCTACTTCCATAGTTTTTCTGAAAAGCCTTAACAGTTTAAAAACTTACTAGTTTTAGAAGAAAAGACATCGTTTGATTGTAGATAGATGCTCCTACTTAATTCCAACAGCTTAAATGACAATACGTAAATTCGTCAGTCGGGAGACTGACTTATGTCCAAAAGGCACCAGTGACGCTGCGCTGAACACTTGCGCCAGGATCTGTAGTATTTTTTTAAATTTTTTCCATCCTACCGAGTGCGCCAAGAAAGCCGCAGCTAAGAAAAGATGACATCAGTTTGGCTGTGGAGCACCTGCCAGGGTTCCGGTGTGGCATAGCCACATTCCGCAGCGGAGCGAGGAAAGGAAGGCTGGCGAGTGCGGAGGAGCCAAACGGGGCCCGCCGGCCACGAGGCAAACTGGGTACTTCCCAAATAAGATAGCACCAACGCGTGGAGACGGGAACCGGCTCCAAAAACCAGCCGTTATAAAACGCATTTCCTCTTTATGGCAGCTTCTATTTACTAATTGGTATATTAGTATTTTAAAAATTAATTTAGCCGATGGCTATTGTTACTTCCCACTAACCTCCTGAAAAGCCCGCAAATACTTATCAATATAAAATTGTTTGGATTTTGTTTTGTACTGCATCACGAAACGAGGATGCTCCAGGGCCACAATGGATTTAAAAAACTGCTGTTCCTCATTGAGTTTTTTTAAAAATTTTTCGTTTTTACCGGTGCCAAAACAAAAGCATACATCGGTGTTAATGCCAAAACTAATTTGTTTTTGAATGCTTTCTACGATAAACGGGTAAACCGCCCGGGTAAGTTCAGGGTGGTCGTAGTAGTTGTAGTTTACTTCTTTTCCGTTTTTGCCAGTCGCGGTAAAACCCAGCGGACAAATAGAATTAATATAAAATTTCTGGTAAAAAGCTTCGGGTCCGCCGTAGGCATTCACCACGTCGTACACAAAAACCGACGAAACCTCGTGGGTTTCTTTGCCGGAGTACGCGATGCCGCATTCGGTTTGCAACCGTTTCGGATCGGTGAAAGGCACGCCCGTTACCCCGCCGCCAAACCGGCCCGGATTGATGCCCAAAATCATAAAGCGGTTATTATAGTCCGCGTAGTACTTGTGGTAAAAAGTAGCGGATAGCGGTAGTATGTCTTTATTATCCCGAAAAGGATTTAAGATGCTGATGCCCGGCGGGAGCTGACCGGTAAAGTGCAGGTTCGTATTAAAGGCGATTACTTTGTCGGCGAAGGTGCGCATAGAAGTAGTTATACGAATTTTTTTAAATTTTTCTGTTTCCGAACGATTGTTCCGGGTGAAAACATCCCGAAAATACGGTAAGATTCGATTTTAATTTTACTATAATACGGTTTCTGTAAAAGCTTCTTTTCCGGTAAAAACAAATAATCAGCCTAAACTTCTATTTAACCACCATAAGTTTTTCTCAGATTGATATATTTGTGTTGCAACAGGAAATGGTGTCTTCCTGCCTCAACCGCTCACAAAAGAGCTGATGGCGCCTGCAAATAAAATAAAGGAACGTGTTATTTGTAGCCATGCGGCAATTTTTAAAAAAGGGAGAGCCAGCGTTGGTTTTTCAGCACCTCGTAAAATGGACGTTGATAGCTTTACCCATGGCCTTGGGAGTAGGTTCGCTGGTAGCTTTATTTCTCTGGTTATTAGAGGAAGCTACCAATCTCCGGTACCAATATCCGGCTCTGTTGTATTTGCTGCCCTTCGCCGGTGTGGTAATTTATGCGCTTTACAAGTATCTGGGACAAGGTACCGAAGCAGGAAATAATTTAATCCTCGACCAGATTCACGATCCCAGCGGGGGTATACCGTTCCGGATGGCGCCTTTGGTATTGCTTACCACCATTGGCACGCATTTATTTGGCGGTTCGGTCGGCCGCGAAGGAACCGCGGTCCAGATAGGCGGTAGCATTTCTTACTACGTTGGTAAAAAATTTAAACTTAACCCAGCCGATATTCAGATAATTGTATTGTGCGGTATGGCGGCGGGTTTTGGCGCTGTGTTTGGTACCCCGGTTACCGGGGCGGTATTTGCCCTGGAGGTAATTGCCATTGGGGCTATCCGGTACCATGCTTTAGTTCCGTGCTTCATAACGGCGGTTCTGGCCGATGCTGTTTGTTCAGCCTGGGGCATCCAACATACCCAGTACCAGATAAATTTTCAGAAAACAGCCTTTAACCTTACTTCTTTTCTACGCAGTGATTATTTATTGCTGATTAAGGTAATCGGCGCCGGCGTAGCATTCGGACTGGTAGCCCAACTTTTTGCCCGCGCCACGCACGCTATCCGAAATTTAAGCAACCAATACATTTCCGTTAAGTGGCTTATTCCGGCGTTGGGTGGTGGTATGATTATAGGGCTTACCTTTTTGTTAGGAACCCAAGACTACCTGGGCCTGGGAGTAGTGCCGCCGCCCAACGGTACCGTAAGCATTACTACCGCTTTTGAACCAGGAGGAGCCACTACCTTTAGCTGGTTCTGGAAGCTGTTATTTACGGCCATTACTTTAGGTGCCGGTTTTAAAGGCGGCGAAGTTACCCCGCTGTTTTTTGTAGGCGCTACCTTGGGCCATACCTTGGCCGTACTTACCGGCGCCCCCATCGACTTAATGGCAGGCTTAGGTTTTATTGCTGTTTTTGCGGGGGCCACCAACACGCCTTTGGCCTGCACGCTGATGGGCGTAGAGTTATTTGGCGGAGCTCCTATTCTGTATTATGCGGTAGCTTGTTTTACCGCCTATTATTTTAGCGGACACCAAGGCATTTATGCGGCGCAACGGCTGGCTACTCATAAGTTTTTACATTCTTCCGGGAAAGAGGAAAATTCCGGAAATAAGGCTGCGGGAAAATAAAAAATTTAAAAAATAGATTTTACATGTTGTTTCAAAACTAGTACCTAACAACTAAGCGGTTTTCTGGTTATCCGGTTGGCTTAGGGGATTGGTTCAATTAATAAGTTTTACTTTCGGTACTGGTTAAACATTTTTTTAATTTTTAAACGAACAAGCTACCTATGCGAACTTACCTGATGCTAGTTCTTTTTCTTTCTTCCTGTTTTTGGCTGGCTTGCCAGTCGGGTTCAACCAACCAGGAAACTGCTAAAACAAAGCCGGAAAAAGCGGCGCAAGAATTTGTTGACCGGGCTATCACTACGCACGGTGGTAAAAAATTCGAGAATTTAAAGGTAGCATTTGATTTCCGGAACCGGCATTATGAAGCTATCCGGAAAGGCGGAGCATATACCTACACCCGTTCTTTTACCGATTCTACGGGCCAGGTGAAAGATGTTTTAACCAACGATTCTTTTATCCGCACCATTAACGACCAGGTGCAAAAACTGCCCGAAGAACGGGTAAAAGCTTTTACCGCATCTATAAACTCCGTTATTTATTTTGCCTTGTTACCTTTCGGGTTAAACGACCCGACCGTAAAAAAAGAATTACTCGACACGGTTAATATTCAGGATGCATCTTACGCCAAAGTTAAAGTTGCTTTCAAGCAAGAAGGCGGCGGCACCGATTTCCAGGATGAGTTTTTGTATTACATCAATCAAAAAACCGGCACCCTGGATTATTTCGCGTATACCTACGCCACCGAAGGCGGCGGCATTCGCTTCCGCCAAGCCATTAATCCCAGAATGGTCGGCGAAATTCGGTTTCAGGATTACGTGAATTATGAGCCCACCGACACCACTAACTTTGATTTCTGGCAGATCGAAAAGCAGTTTACAGCCGGAAAGCTGAAAGAATTTTCAAAAATTGAGTTGCAAAATATTCAGGTAAGAAATAGATATTAGTTGTTCATTATTCGTTATTAGATTGAAGATTGGGTAAATGATATAATATTAGATCAAACAACTATTAACGAACAACGAACAACCAACGCTCATGCCCGAAGGACCGCGAATTGCTTTTTTAAAAGAACAGTTAGATCAATTTGTCGGGCAACCGGTGGTAGAAGCCCAGGGTACCGCTAAAAATATTCCTTTTCCTTTATTACCAGAACAAACCTTAACCGAAATTAAAACTTTCGGGAAAGAACTGTTACTGTGCTTCCCGGATTTTGCGTTACGCATTCACCTGCTGTTTTTTGGTAAATACGCTCTTAATGCCGAGTTAAACCGCGAATTGCAGTTGGGTTTAACCTTTGAATCAGGAACCATAAATTTTTACGCCTGCGACTGCCGGTATATTTCCGAACCCCTAGAGCAACTGTACGATTGGACCACCGACGTGCTGCACCCCAGCTTTGACCCCGATAAAGCTTTACAAAAACTGCTGCGTCAACCAAAACAACTGATTTGCGATGCTATTCTGGAACAATCCATTGTAGCGGGAGTTGGCAACGGCATTAAAAACGAAGCTTTGTTTCGGTGCCACCTGCACCCGGCTAGTGTCGTCGGCGAAATCCCGGAACCTATTTTAAAAAACCTCGTCCGGGCTTGTGTTACTTTTAGCCAGGAGTATTTATCCTGGAAGCAGGAAAATACGCCAACCAAAAACTGGCAGGTTTACCAGCGAAATACCTGTCCCCGGGATCTGGTTCCTTTACGAAAAGAAAAACTCGGCAAAACAAAACGTTCCTGTTATTTCTGCGAGAAATGCCAGGAATTGTATGCTGCTTCTTTTTAAAATTTTATCTCGCCACTGGTAATTCTTGGGGTATTAGGCCATAATCCTGCTGGTATTTGGCTACGGCTAACTCTTTGGCTTTGGCTTCAAACATAATGTCTACTTCTTGATTATACGTTTGCACCTCTTCGTACAAATAATCGGCGTGAG
Proteins encoded in this window:
- a CDS encoding uracil-DNA glycosylase family protein, which translates into the protein MRTFADKVIAFNTNLHFTGQLPPGISILNPFRDNKDILPLSATFYHKYYADYNNRFMILGINPGRFGGGVTGVPFTDPKRLQTECGIAYSGKETHEVSSVFVYDVVNAYGGPEAFYQKFYINSICPLGFTATGKNGKEVNYNYYDHPELTRAVYPFIVESIQKQISFGINTDVCFCFGTGKNEKFLKKLNEEQQFFKSIVALEHPRFVMQYKTKSKQFYIDKYLRAFQEVSGK
- a CDS encoding voltage-gated chloride channel family protein encodes the protein MRQFLKKGEPALVFQHLVKWTLIALPMALGVGSLVALFLWLLEEATNLRYQYPALLYLLPFAGVVIYALYKYLGQGTEAGNNLILDQIHDPSGGIPFRMAPLVLLTTIGTHLFGGSVGREGTAVQIGGSISYYVGKKFKLNPADIQIIVLCGMAAGFGAVFGTPVTGAVFALEVIAIGAIRYHALVPCFITAVLADAVCSAWGIQHTQYQINFQKTAFNLTSFLRSDYLLLIKVIGAGVAFGLVAQLFARATHAIRNLSNQYISVKWLIPALGGGMIIGLTFLLGTQDYLGLGVVPPPNGTVSITTAFEPGGATTFSWFWKLLFTAITLGAGFKGGEVTPLFFVGATLGHTLAVLTGAPIDLMAGLGFIAVFAGATNTPLACTLMGVELFGGAPILYYAVACFTAYYFSGHQGIYAAQRLATHKFLHSSGKEENSGNKAAGK
- a CDS encoding DUF6503 family protein, whose product is MRTYLMLVLFLSSCFWLACQSGSTNQETAKTKPEKAAQEFVDRAITTHGGKKFENLKVAFDFRNRHYEAIRKGGAYTYTRSFTDSTGQVKDVLTNDSFIRTINDQVQKLPEERVKAFTASINSVIYFALLPFGLNDPTVKKELLDTVNIQDASYAKVKVAFKQEGGGTDFQDEFLYYINQKTGTLDYFAYTYATEGGGIRFRQAINPRMVGEIRFQDYVNYEPTDTTNFDFWQIEKQFTAGKLKEFSKIELQNIQVRNRY
- a CDS encoding endonuclease, yielding MPEGPRIAFLKEQLDQFVGQPVVEAQGTAKNIPFPLLPEQTLTEIKTFGKELLLCFPDFALRIHLLFFGKYALNAELNRELQLGLTFESGTINFYACDCRYISEPLEQLYDWTTDVLHPSFDPDKALQKLLRQPKQLICDAILEQSIVAGVGNGIKNEALFRCHLHPASVVGEIPEPILKNLVRACVTFSQEYLSWKQENTPTKNWQVYQRNTCPRDLVPLRKEKLGKTKRSCYFCEKCQELYAASF